CGTCCGAGAGCCGCGTCGCCGCCAAGACGCTGCCGAAGCCGCCGCGCCCCAGCAGCGAACCCAGCCGGTAgcgctccttcaggccctgctgcgCCTTCCGTGCCGGCGAGACGCGGCCGTCAGCGCTCGGCCCGGGGCCAGGAACGGCCCCCGAGCGCCGCTcaaccgccccgggccggccaTCCCCACATGTTGGCTCTTTTGAAGCGGACACCGGCGGctcggggccggcggccgcgcTCAAGAGCGGCGGAGCTCGGAGCGGGGAAGACGCtgcggaggcggcgggagcggccgcgccgcctGTGTCCCCGGCGGGCCCCGGGAGGAGCcgaggccggggccggggccggggtcggggtcggggtcggggtcggggtcgggccagccggagccaggggctggcgatggtgcccaggagccaggcactgaTGCCCGCCCAGCAGCGCCACAGGCGGGACGGCGAGAGCCGGGCGGAGGCGGGACCGCGGCGGgacgcccgggggcggggagggggcagccccgcccggggccgggggcgggccgggggcatgGCCCGGCCGGgcgtggggagagggaggccgcGGGAGGGGGGGTTGGGGAACGAAAGGGAGAGCGGGAGAGGGTGCGAgacactgggagagggagaggaggagcaggagaagggacgcAGAGGGTTCGTGGACTcgctgctcttctgctgctcttgtgctgctgctgccgctgctgctgctgctgccgctgaaGCGCTGGGAGCGTTTGTCCGCGTGACCGTGTGTCCGGTGCCCGTGTGTCCGTTCCCCCCGCGCGCCCcacggccgagccccgcgcgccccggggcagcacgggccgctccgctccggggCCGAGGCGGAGTCCcggagcatctcttcctcccgcaGCCACACCAAACCCGCTCGGCCATTGGGAGCATTTTTGCACCCGTTTCCCTTTGAAGGGCTCCTCTCTACCCCCATTTCCAAGGAGTCTCCCTGGGGttttggcacctgcagcgacaGGGCAGCGATTGGCCTTCAAACTTCAAGAAAGacagggaggggctggagcatgtccagagatgggaatggagctggggaagggtctggaggacttctgaggggcagctgagggatctgagggggctgagcctggaggaaaggaggctcaggggggagcTGGCTCTCtccaagtccctgacaggagggggcagccaggagggctggggctctgctcccaagggaaaggacgagaggaaatggcctcgggGGAACCTCTGGGGTGGATGGTGGGGAAATTCTCATCCTCCGTGTCTCGACaaagggggaggagaggaggggtggGGCGcgacctggggacacgggggtggtgacgctgggctggggacacgggaaaGGGCACGGGAAGCCAAAGCCCCGCTGAGCGCTGGCGCTGGGCTGGCACGGGGTGAGCCGgcagcagggccccacagccctgagggacTCGCCCTGACGCCCAGGGAGAATTGATCCTGGTCTCTAAAAAATGAGACTcaataaaatatcattaaaagatgcctccttctccttctccttctcctcctcctcctcccccatcccttctcctgctccccccgggCCCAGCGCCCACCTTTGGCCCCCCGTTTTCCCAGCGCGGTCGCATCccgcgggaggagccgggatggAGCCGGGGCAGGTCGGGCTCGGGCAGGGCGGGGCTGTGGGCCCGGCCTGGGAGCCCCCCAcgcgccccctccccaaattcccctggcggggggcgctgggggggCGCAGGTGGGGTCCGGGTGGGGAGCGCTGGGCGctgcgggtctgcctggcaactggtgAGTCACCAGCGCCGCGCGCTCTGATTGCCTGAAGGTTGTTCAGCGCCTTCTCTGATTATCTGATACTCACGGGCAATTTTGGTTGGTCcttgggggctgtggggcggcTTAGGGGGGGGTCTCTGCGCCTTTGGGGTTCGCTGGGTGCCGATTTGGGGTTGAGGTGCCTCCCAAGGACCCCCCGGGGGGGGcgacacaggggtgacacacaggggtccccattcccgatccatcCTGGGGTCGGTTCTGCCTCCTCCACTCTCGGTCCCCCCGCGGGATCCCCCATAGTCCCTTCCCACTGTTCCCCAATAAACGGGACCGGGGCGAACTGGGAAGCcttcctgggaacactgggagcagccgggcaggcgcagagtgacagcggggctggggggacacacgaccccccaaaatcagcgcggggacggagcggggggtcccggccgggcccgaggccacggggaggggctgcggccgccggcggctcaggagctctgtgggcagagcaaagggggtgacaccgggctggggggccctgggggagcacagagctccgggggaggggggacacgacccccggcccctcccgtCACCTGCTTGCGCAGGTAGAAGCCgagccccagcgccaggaagACGAAGCCCAACACGAAGCCCCCGATCCCCGTCAGCATCTTGGGGGGCGGGGGAGCagctttggggtggggggaagaaggatcTGGGAAACAGCGGTGGCTGCCGGGAAGGGACCGGAATGGACTGGGACGGAATGGGACAGGAGGATACACTGGGACCAGGACTGGGACTGGGCAGGACCAGATTTGGAGCACCAGGGATTATACTGGGATATATTGGGACCACACTGAGGGCTACTGGGAACATGCTGAGGACCaatgggtgctgctgggttaTACTGGGAGTGATTTGCATCAtactgggaatgactgggattgtactgggagtgactggaacCACAGTGGTGGTGAAAGGGCGCAATTGGAAAGACACAGGGGGCAACGGGGAtcatcctgggagcagctggcccATACTGGGGTcatactgggatcatactgggagtgacaGGGTCATGTTGGAGTGACTGGCATAGTTCTGGGAGGatctgggagtgactgggatcatactggggtTACAGGAATCAAACCAGACTCATACAGGGAAGTTACTGGGAAtcatactgggggtgactggaCTCATAGTGGGATCATGCTTAGAGCAACTGGGACCATGATGGGACAAAAGGCATCATAGAGGGACTGACTGGGAGTGGCTGGGTTCATACTGGAAGTGACTGGGGCCGTACCTGACTCctactgggagggactgagagTGAAAGGAACCATACAGAGCACGACTGGGAACAACTGGGACCATGTTGGGGGCAAGTGGGATCTTattgggagtgactgggaacatAAAAGCTTGAGTGGAGTTTTTATCCCGTGGCATTcccggggagcagcggcagctccatgcccccagcccggggggtgggagcaggggaaccGCTGGCAGCACCTTCGGGGCACAgccgagggctggggggctcctcccccacttcattttctctgcccagTTCAAATCATCCCCTCCCATTCAAATCCCCTCCGTTCACATTTTCTCCCCACCATTAAAGTTTCCTTGCCCCAATTCAACTTTTCTCCCCAATTAAGCCCTgaggcccctccccgcccccggctcctcccggcagGACTCGGCCGGGaccttctggaaacagcagcaggaagagttCAAAAATTCCTCATTACTTCCATCCATTTCCTTGCTTTCCGGGGCATTTTCCTGCGGCTGCTCCGGGCCATGGCTGAGGGGTCCCCtcgggctccagcccctttccagcccctttttccagctcttttcctcagctgaccCAAAGCTGTGGATTTTGGGGGCGGGAAGAGTCGATCTGTTTGGGGGTCCCCGCGGTGCCCCAGGGAGGCCCCGAGGCCACAGCGCGGTTCCCTCGGGCCCCTTGGAGCATTTGGAATCTCCAACTCTCAGCAATCGCTGTCCCTGGGATTCAATCCCCCCTGCAGGGTTTTCGCCCAGACCGGCTTTCTTTCCagagggttttgtggtttcgCTTCGAGCCGGGGCCTGAGGGCaccggagcggccgcgggtgccggggcaggaagggctgaggggCAGCAGCGCCCCACAAACCTCCGGgagggggacaagggctggagggggcaaagagagaataaacacgagattttagaaaaagaaaaaacccctgtaAAATATAGATGATAtctaaaatataataaaagagaactctgaaaaaagaaagtaacagcagagctgcttctcctgggaCTTTGGGTTTCTTGTCCAAACTCCGAGCTGGGTGTGAGCCAGAAACCAGTGGCTGGGAGAGACATTGCTGCTGAAGGGCTTCCTATGGCCAGGACTAAAGTGTCGAGTATCAAGGAAGAGCTTGAGGTTACAGAAGCGCCAGCGCTCCCGTTGGATTCCCTCGTTGGAAGCTGAAAGCGGAGCTCCGTCTGGGACTCTGCTTTGTAAGGATTGAATGTAAAACTCCAGCGCAATCCccgtttccctccctcctgtggcCAGCGGCGCacggagaagggatgggagtttCGGTGAGTTCGTGCTTCCCCCTGAGGGACAGGAATCCTTGTCGTGTCCAgcgggggtccctccccagccgtgcggtcactccccggcccggccctgaggcgcggggcagtcgcggggcagccgcgctccggccccgtcagcggcaccgccgcttcgtgccgggcaggagcggcagaaggagccgggcggcggcgggggctgaatcccggcaggaggaggaggaagaggaagaagaggaagaaggggaagaaggggccGGGTCGGCCTGCGGTGTCCGatggccggggagcagcggggaggcctcggggagcggcggcgggcggggctctgctggagccgcCCTGAGGGGTTTGTGCCGCCCCGGGCCCCTGAAGGAGCCGCTCCGCGGGACGGGCGAGCTGGGAAccaaaggaaatacagagaagagaataaaatacaatcaaaGAGCCGCAGCGAGAGGCGTCTGTCCCGCCCGCgtctgaaggagctgcaccgagggacggGCGGAGGGTGAGTAGAATAAAATCCAGAGAATGgagtaaaatagaataaaaaactgCACCGGGATGTCCGCGGCGCCCGGTGTCACTGAAGAGCCGCACGGCGGGACGGGCGCTGTCGGGTGTGGCCAGAAGGGCAGCGccgaggagggagagaggtgtgaatagaaaaacaaaaaaatagagagaatgaaataaaatacaagaaaagagCCTCACCCGGGGATCTCCGCAGCTCCGTgtcactgaagagctgcaccgagAGAGCAGCGAGAGGTGACGGTGGTGAAAAAGCCGCACTAGAGGGGCTTGGCATGGGAGGTGGGAATGGACTAAACACTagagaatagaataaaaaaataacacaaaccCCGCACcgggagtggccgctgcccgtGACTGAAAGAGccgcaccgagggaccgtcggggcagcaccGGGGGCTTTCGGCCGCCCCGCGTCACCGAAAGAGCCGCAGCCGGGGGCAGTTCTGGGGTCTTCTGGAGCCGGCCCGAGGGCTCTCGGCCGCCCCGCGTCACTGAAGGAGCCGCAGCGAGggacgggcggggcgcggcccggATCGAGCCCCTCCAGCTGCGCCTCGAGCGGCGACCCCGCGGgaccgcgccggggccgggcggcggcggcagccggagccgggaAAGCGGCTTGGAGCGGCGGAGACGAGCGGGGTGTTCCCgaccagcacagggacaggaaatacaaggaaaagcccaggagctgagagagatcccgccccgagcaccggcacgggcacaacagacccagcctgggcacagggagggaatttattcccaaccaaatcccagcagcacaaggagaaggcaaagaaatctctccaacaccttccccccacccagcggggatcacccggaacgggggtcaccagggctctgccccacgggggtcactggggatcatccaacgccgatcctcccacgggggatggagctggagcagcgcacgaagctcttcctgcactcggggcactcgcagggcttcccttagcggtgcTTCCGTTGGTGTTGGGCCaagtgagagctgctggagaagctcttcccacactcaggacactcgtagggtgtctccccagtgtggatgcgcCAGTGGGTGATGAGGGTGGAGTTGCAtttgaagcccttcccgcagtcggggcagcggaagggcctctcatccgtgtgaatgCGCTGATGCACGAGGAGGTGGGAGCtcctctgaaacctcttcccacattcagaacactcgtagggcctctccccagtgtgggtgcGCTGGTGTGCCCTCAGGGTGGAGCTCCACCCGAAGCTCTTCCCACAATCCAAGcactcatagggccgttcccctgtGTGAACCACCTGGTGCGGGATCAGAtcagagctgctggtgaagcccttcccacattccccacactcatagggcctctccccagtgtggatcctctggtgccGGATCAGGTTGGAGCTCCATCTGAAGCccatcccacattccaagcacttgtggggcttctccccaccctgaggcttctcccccagctccgagctccccctggatctccggctgccttcccggcacaggggggctctttcctccttggatctctctgggctgcgtttgcagcccctcctcgtgcggcatctccggggcttttcctcctcctccatccagccacaccttgggaatgacaaatcctggtttggggaaaaaacaagggGTGAGCGCCTTGAGCTGggggttcctcctgcccaagtccatcACCGGGCATCTTGTATCTTTTAAAACCTcaaaaacaccaagattcagccCAAAATGCCCCGAAACATCAAGACACAGACACAAAACTACCAAAACATCAAGATTCAGACAAAACCCcctccaaaatataaacattcagCCCCCACAAAAATACTAAAGCACCAACATGGAGcccaagaaacctcagaaacaccaagattcaccCACGGGAAAATCGTGGATCCCCCTGCCTGATCACCGGCTGGATGGGGGGGGCaacgctcctggggctggggggaggctgcagatacagcgagtgctggaaccttgcggtgcctcctcttcctgctcctcctcctcctcctcctgtgtccctattcttcctcacactcctcttcctcacactactccttctcctgcagaatcccacctgctgctcccacgtccatcctttcaccattctggtctccagccctgctcctccagcctttctcctcctccccccaggcccagcacccacccctggctcGCTCTGTCCCCCAGAGCTCTCggatcccacagcaccagcagggatgcagctgcggcagctcgggctgcggcagcgctgggctctcggccgctcctgcccgcactcggcccccgccgcagccacttctgccagcacagcacgggccggcccggccttggcgctccccccctcccacctccccaaattcccctcgcggggggcgccaaggccgggccacacgggggctccagctggggagcgccgggcgctgcggctctgcctggcaactgctgactcaccagcgccgcgccttctgattggctgagcgctgcctgagggccgcgcctgcaccaaggggggacaccctgctccaggggggatggcccgaaaaccgggcacccccagccaaggaacaacagcaacgcctccctacaaacacatgctctcaatctgctcggacacagccacaccgacttggacacaagcaagtgacaccacaaaccatcagctccacaaaatggcactgattgacacacactgctgctcagccaagctcctgctcaattcctcaacttccagaacaacaacaaagcctcaACACAACCATGGACATCGTGTCCTATACAAAAGGGGACAAGGTTGAGGcagtttgcacattctcccagagCTAATTAAGGACATGGACACCCAGCAGGGGTAAAAAGGGAAGTCGAGAAGGGGTCTCGGCAACAGGGGACAGATggtgttggtgtgctgggaaaggattggttgaagggagtgtgcaggaatatggttaaggcaaacagcagcaggaggaatctatgtgggaagaaaggaaaaggaagatggaaaagaggaggaagagaaaaaagtgaaggatgggatgctttTCAGCACCATCTTATCCTCAAAATTTGCCAGCTGATCCAGATCTTTTGTATCCCCGCGTTCCAGGACTGGGAAACAAAAAGGTTCAGGATTTCAGGGTGTTTctctgtggtggggagcagcaggacagggcagcacgggctgggggcctgtggggagctgcggggccgggacggggctgtggggcagccggggctcagcgccgggcactgcctgaccccaacaccccccgggcagggccggcactggcccccggcccccaggaggctgcgggatgtggaaggatcaggattttctttcatcgatcttgtttgggtcactggagaaacgaatgattgtgcagaaagctcagcagctgtcagaggatgagcacccacaggcactgagggggctgcaggagaggcacaagaagcccctgcagcacttggccagaa
The DNA window shown above is from Corvus hawaiiensis isolate bCorHaw1 chromosome 31, bCorHaw1.pri.cur, whole genome shotgun sequence and carries:
- the LOC125318817 gene encoding zinc finger protein 3-like — encoded protein: MGFRWSSNLIRHQRIHTGERPYECGECGKGFTSSSDLIPHQVVHTGERPYECLDCGKSFGWSSTLRAHQRTHTGERPYECSECGKRFQRSSHLLVHQRIHTDERPFRCPDCGKGFKCNSTLITHWRIHTGETPYECPECGKSFSSSSHLAQHQRKHR